From one Enterococcus sp. DIV2402 genomic stretch:
- a CDS encoding alpha/beta fold hydrolase — MESKKRYLEVADGSLLFYEIYGQGFPLFLLHGNNNDGTYFHYQIQSFMKEFQVFVLDSRGQGHSTNTARKISFQQMADDLNAIMEHENITRANILGFSDGANIAMVFAHTHPEKVNRMVLNAGNTKVTGLKNYWVILTYLQYFAYWFLAFFFERAREKRPIIGLMTHDIGLSQKDLTEIIAPTLVIVGKQDDIKLKHTLMIVNHLPQAKFVLVPKQGHTLARKDANNFNQEVLSFLGGEEIEKN, encoded by the coding sequence TGAAATTTATGGACAAGGTTTCCCACTTTTTTTACTACACGGTAATAACAACGATGGAACCTATTTCCATTACCAAATTCAAAGTTTTATGAAAGAGTTTCAAGTGTTTGTCTTAGATAGTCGTGGTCAAGGGCATTCAACTAACACTGCTAGAAAAATTTCTTTCCAACAAATGGCTGATGATTTAAATGCCATTATGGAACATGAAAATATCACTCGTGCTAATATTTTAGGCTTTAGTGATGGAGCTAACATTGCAATGGTTTTCGCACATACTCATCCTGAAAAAGTAAATCGAATGGTTTTAAATGCAGGTAATACGAAAGTAACTGGGTTAAAAAATTATTGGGTTATTTTGACTTATTTACAGTATTTTGCCTACTGGTTCCTTGCTTTTTTCTTTGAACGTGCACGTGAAAAACGACCAATTATTGGGCTGATGACCCATGATATTGGATTAAGTCAAAAGGATTTAACAGAAATTATCGCTCCAACTTTGGTCATCGTAGGTAAACAGGATGACATTAAACTGAAACACACGCTAATGATTGTCAATCATCTCCCGCAAGCTAAATTTGTTTTAGTGCCAAAGCAAGGTCACACATTGGCAAGGAAAGACGCCAATAATTTCAATCAAGAAGTTCTTTCATTTTTAGGAGGAGAAGAAATTGAAAAAAATTAG
- the mprF gene encoding bifunctional lysylphosphatidylglycerol flippase/synthetase MprF, which translates to MKKISQWVVQHKTLLKTLFVAILSIIVSAELLSIAKTISFEQLTTLFKEIPFWRIGAMILISLLAILPMSGYDFTLKRMLQLDYKASYILETSWVINTINNIAGFGGLVSMGLRSEFYGKKASKEIFSALTKILLFVLSGLSIYSFFSFAAIHLFHTNDYLKQYWPWLVGGSLYFPIVYFVTSLKREGLLGGLERKFRLALLASSFLEWTGVVVSFLSIGYLLGVHFSIWEVLPLFISAIIIGIVSMIPGALGSFDVMMILGLSSLGIEREMVVLWLLLFRVCYYGIPVGIGMVLFFKHIFKNFDEKYEGIPKQLTLEIFHKIETGLLYFSGIMMVLLATIPQAFTDFPWLSHLNPFRFHFVVQFPSILIGFTLLIMGRGIAAQVKRAYWPTILLISAAIVYSFVIDFSFITIFYLICLLLIVMVSKSELTREQFVYSWEWLTIDGFVFGVLTVLYLIIGVFQLPEIPHRPHHFMSFFLLPSEKIWLSGFVVISVVAACMLLMVRYLQGPKKKIGDDIQHADVQTILETYGGNSDSELVFLEDKSVFIYKNNDEPTVFLQFSTINNKCVVMGDPSGKREDFADAVDAFIQEADRWCYLPVFYESREEMVMILHDFGYDFIKMGEEALVDLETFTTSGKKMRGTRAVLNKINKEGFSFDVLQPPFSKETMVALQAISEEWLDGRKERGFSLGFFSEAYLQRNPIAVVKNSENEIVSFANIIPSYTKEIGTIDLMRHHPTKAPSGSMDFLFIHLFDYMKESRIQYFDLGMAPLANVGQSRKSFLQERIASLVYSFGSHFYSFQGLRDYKEKYASQWISRYTLYSRDSWIAYVMIALLILDNKPIENE; encoded by the coding sequence TTGAAAAAAATTAGTCAATGGGTCGTTCAACATAAGACCTTATTAAAAACTTTATTTGTTGCAATTTTATCAATTATTGTCAGTGCCGAGCTGTTATCAATTGCCAAAACAATTTCATTTGAACAACTAACGACATTATTTAAAGAAATACCCTTTTGGCGAATTGGTGCGATGATTTTGATTAGTCTGCTCGCTATTTTACCAATGTCTGGGTATGATTTTACCTTAAAAAGAATGCTGCAATTAGATTACAAAGCGAGTTACATTTTAGAAACAAGCTGGGTGATTAATACCATTAATAATATTGCTGGTTTTGGTGGTCTAGTTAGCATGGGCTTGCGCTCTGAATTTTATGGAAAAAAAGCGAGTAAAGAAATTTTTAGCGCCTTAACTAAAATTTTATTGTTTGTTTTATCGGGACTCTCGATTTACAGTTTCTTTTCATTTGCTGCTATCCATTTATTCCATACTAATGACTATCTCAAACAATATTGGCCTTGGTTGGTAGGTGGAAGCTTATATTTCCCAATTGTGTACTTTGTTACCAGTTTAAAAAGAGAAGGCTTGCTTGGTGGTCTCGAGCGAAAATTCCGCTTGGCATTATTAGCCTCTTCTTTTTTAGAATGGACTGGAGTTGTCGTTAGTTTCTTAAGTATTGGTTATTTGTTAGGTGTTCATTTTTCAATATGGGAAGTCTTACCATTATTTATTTCTGCAATTATTATCGGAATTGTATCGATGATTCCGGGAGCATTAGGTAGTTTTGATGTCATGATGATTTTAGGTCTCTCGTCATTAGGAATTGAACGTGAGATGGTCGTTTTATGGCTCTTATTATTCCGTGTGTGTTATTACGGAATTCCAGTTGGGATCGGTATGGTTCTCTTCTTTAAACATATTTTCAAAAATTTTGATGAAAAATACGAAGGCATTCCTAAACAACTGACCTTAGAAATTTTCCATAAAATAGAAACTGGTTTACTGTATTTTTCTGGAATTATGATGGTACTTTTAGCAACTATTCCGCAAGCCTTTACTGATTTTCCATGGTTAAGTCACTTAAATCCTTTCCGCTTTCATTTTGTTGTCCAATTTCCGAGCATTTTAATCGGATTTACGCTTTTAATTATGGGACGAGGAATTGCTGCTCAGGTTAAACGTGCATATTGGCCAACTATTTTATTAATTAGTGCCGCTATTGTGTATTCATTTGTGATCGATTTTAGTTTTATTACTATCTTTTATCTGATTTGTTTATTGCTAATTGTAATGGTTTCAAAATCAGAATTAACTCGAGAACAATTTGTGTATTCTTGGGAATGGTTAACGATTGATGGGTTTGTCTTTGGCGTATTAACTGTTTTATATTTAATTATTGGCGTCTTTCAATTACCTGAGATTCCTCATCGTCCTCATCATTTTATGAGCTTTTTCTTATTGCCTTCTGAAAAAATTTGGCTTTCTGGCTTCGTCGTTATTAGCGTTGTCGCAGCGTGTATGTTATTGATGGTTCGCTATTTACAAGGACCTAAGAAAAAAATTGGCGATGACATCCAGCACGCCGATGTGCAAACGATTCTTGAAACATACGGTGGTAATAGCGATAGCGAGTTAGTCTTTTTAGAAGATAAATCAGTCTTTATTTATAAAAATAACGACGAACCAACTGTCTTTTTACAATTTAGTACCATTAATAATAAATGCGTCGTCATGGGCGATCCTTCTGGAAAACGTGAAGATTTTGCAGATGCTGTAGATGCGTTTATTCAAGAAGCAGATCGTTGGTGCTATCTACCTGTTTTTTACGAGTCACGTGAAGAAATGGTCATGATTTTACATGATTTTGGTTATGATTTTATTAAAATGGGTGAAGAAGCTTTAGTTGATTTAGAGACATTTACAACTTCTGGCAAAAAAATGCGGGGAACACGTGCCGTATTGAATAAAATTAACAAAGAAGGGTTTTCTTTTGATGTCTTACAGCCTCCGTTTTCAAAAGAAACTATGGTAGCCTTACAAGCTATTTCTGAAGAATGGTTAGATGGTCGCAAAGAACGAGGCTTTTCATTAGGCTTTTTCTCAGAAGCATATTTGCAAAGAAATCCGATTGCTGTCGTAAAGAATTCGGAAAATGAAATCGTCTCTTTTGCCAATATTATTCCTAGCTACACTAAAGAAATTGGCACGATTGATTTAATGCGTCACCATCCAACAAAAGCCCCTTCTGGCAGTATGGATTTCTTATTTATTCATTTATTTGATTACATGAAAGAATCGAGAATTCAGTATTTCGATTTAGGAATGGCACCGTTAGCTAATGTGGGACAATCACGGAAAAGCTTTCTACAAGAACGCATCGCCTCATTAGTCTATTCTTTTGGCAGTCACTTTTATTCTTTTCAAGGTTTACGTGACTATAAAGAAAAATATGCTAGTCAATGGATTTCTCGCTACACGTTGTATTCACGAGATAGCTGGATTGCGTATGTGATGATTGCGTTACTCATTTTAGATAATAAACCTATCGAAAACGAGTAA